One part of the Paenibacillus silvisoli genome encodes these proteins:
- a CDS encoding dTDP-4-dehydrorhamnose reductase family protein — protein sequence MKLLIIGGNGMAGHVLIRYFKRQHPEMDVMYTTRTEEGNGVYRLDAADSEAVASLVSALQPDVIVNAAGILNQDAEQHPLAAYRVNGFLPHWLRHLADTTGGGTMRVIHISSDCVFSGARGSYTEQDAPEGTSVYAKSKALGEGPNSRHLTIRTSIIGPEIRQHGIGLLKWFMEQQGTVNGYSRVWWNGVTTLELAKAVDYAIAHPEIGGLVNLTAAETVSKLELLRLFQAAFNKQDVTIAADPKPFLDRTLVATRTDWGYQPPGYVPMLEELAQWMNEA from the coding sequence ATGAAGCTGCTCATTATCGGGGGAAACGGCATGGCCGGCCATGTGCTGATTCGGTATTTCAAGCGGCAGCATCCCGAGATGGACGTCATGTACACGACAAGGACAGAGGAGGGAAATGGCGTATACCGGCTTGACGCCGCCGACAGCGAAGCCGTAGCTTCGCTCGTGTCGGCGCTCCAGCCGGATGTCATCGTCAATGCGGCCGGCATCCTGAACCAGGATGCCGAGCAGCATCCGTTGGCGGCGTACCGGGTGAACGGGTTTCTCCCGCATTGGCTGCGCCATCTGGCGGATACGACCGGCGGCGGTACGATGCGCGTCATCCATATTAGCTCGGACTGCGTCTTCAGCGGCGCGCGCGGGAGCTATACGGAGCAGGATGCGCCGGAGGGCACGTCGGTATACGCGAAATCGAAGGCGCTCGGCGAAGGGCCGAACTCCCGGCACTTGACGATTCGCACGTCCATCATCGGCCCGGAAATCCGGCAGCACGGCATCGGGTTGTTAAAATGGTTCATGGAGCAGCAGGGAACCGTGAACGGTTATTCCCGCGTATGGTGGAACGGCGTTACGACGCTGGAGCTCGCGAAAGCGGTAGATTACGCGATCGCGCATCCCGAGATCGGAGGATTGGTCAATTTGACAGCTGCCGAAACCGTTAGCAAGCTGGAGCTGCTTCGGTTGTTCCAAGCCGCTTTTAACAAGCAGGACGTCACGATCGCAGCCGATCCGAAGCCGTTTCTTGACCGAACGCTTGTCGCTACACGTACCGACTGGGGCTATCAGCCACCGGGCTATGTGCCAATGCTCGAGGAGCTCGCGCAATGGATGAATGAAGCTTGA
- the wecB gene encoding non-hydrolyzing UDP-N-acetylglucosamine 2-epimerase codes for MRVVTILGTRPEIIRLSLIIQKLDALAEKHVLVHTGQNFSPSLSDVFFRELGLRQPDYLFTDARQTLGGQLSVMFGEVERILTAHKPDVVLLLGDTNSALCAIVAERMGIPVVHMEAGNRCYDLSVPEEKNRRIIDAVASINMPYTSYSKSNLLREGYPSNRIVLTGNPIYEVIQHYKPQIDASDVLERFGLASGGYVLVTAHRAENVDVPERLTGILEGLNRVAARFDKRVICSIHPRTRSRIDSGSVDVTMDERVVFHEPLGFFDFVRLEQHAHCAITDSGTVQEECCLFGVPTVTIRQTTERPETIDCGSNVVCGLKAERIEEAAVIMTALPATWDCPEGYLAKDVSDKVVKFVLGGKWNV; via the coding sequence ATGCGCGTTGTAACGATTTTGGGCACGCGCCCCGAAATTATTCGACTTAGTCTTATTATTCAGAAGCTGGATGCGCTAGCCGAAAAGCATGTGCTCGTGCATACCGGACAGAACTTTTCTCCATCGCTCAGCGACGTGTTCTTCAGGGAGCTCGGCTTGCGCCAGCCGGATTATCTGTTTACCGACGCGCGGCAGACGCTCGGCGGTCAGCTGTCCGTCATGTTCGGCGAAGTGGAGCGGATCTTGACGGCCCACAAGCCGGACGTCGTCCTGCTGCTCGGCGACACGAACAGCGCACTGTGCGCCATCGTTGCCGAACGGATGGGCATTCCGGTCGTGCATATGGAAGCCGGCAACCGCTGCTACGACCTGTCGGTGCCGGAGGAGAAAAACCGGCGCATCATCGACGCCGTTGCCAGCATCAATATGCCGTATACGTCGTACAGCAAAAGCAATTTGCTGCGCGAAGGGTATCCGAGCAACCGGATCGTGCTGACAGGCAATCCGATCTACGAGGTCATCCAGCATTACAAGCCGCAAATCGACGCCAGCGACGTGCTGGAGCGGTTCGGACTTGCATCCGGCGGCTACGTGCTCGTAACGGCGCACCGCGCCGAGAACGTTGACGTGCCGGAGCGGCTGACCGGCATTCTGGAAGGGCTGAACCGCGTGGCGGCGCGCTTCGATAAGCGGGTCATCTGCAGCATTCACCCCCGGACGCGGTCGCGGATCGACAGCGGCAGCGTAGACGTGACGATGGATGAGCGGGTCGTCTTTCATGAGCCGCTCGGGTTCTTCGACTTCGTCCGGCTGGAACAGCATGCGCATTGCGCAATCACCGACAGCGGCACCGTGCAGGAGGAATGCTGCCTGTTCGGCGTACCGACGGTGACGATTCGGCAGACGACGGAGCGTCCGGAGACGATCGACTGCGGCAGCAACGTGGTCTGCGGCCTGAAGGCGGAGCGGATCGAGGAGGCGGCGGTCATCATGACGGCGCTGCCCGCGACCTGGGACTGCCCGGAAGGCTATTTGGCAAAAGACGTATCGGATAAAGTGGTCAAATTTGTGCTTGGAGGGAAATGGAATGTTTAG
- a CDS encoding DUF3502 domain-containing protein, which produces MRRRGFKLGTAALTAVLSAGMLLSGCGSNGNGNANDSGTNSAANADNAKAGNAAAANNAAGTSANEASKLEPYEITWYLPQSVFPDAKEVQDEMSKITKEKINATLNIQLVDWGTYDQKMQAIAASGEKADLIFTSNWTNDYLQNVNKGAFLDVTDLLQQHGPDILKQVPPAAWDAAKVKGKLYAIINTQVLARTPGVLINKSFLDKYGFKADQFKTLQDLTPFLEKVKQGETDKFPFSLKGDTDVMGNFGSSLGIEYFSQKNPGVVHIDDDSSKVVNLYETPEFTGFLKLMHEWYEKGIIRKDASTLKDTNSDELAGKYVTSTFTVINPDTAANQAAKFGGGDAANVAAVEFSKPYMSTGSIIATMTAISRTSKDPARAMMFYNLLYSDPQLFNLMSFGIEGKHYTKVGDDLIKKVDNAGYWMDSGWEYGNMFNSYRTSETQPKWYPAGPDKNAAAIPSKLLGFSFDPSNVKSELAQTASVVDEFYAGLITGIADPDATLPKMNEKLKKAGLEKILAEMQSQIDAWKATK; this is translated from the coding sequence ATGAGAAGAAGAGGGTTCAAGTTAGGTACGGCAGCACTGACGGCGGTGCTGTCCGCCGGTATGCTGCTTAGCGGCTGCGGCAGCAACGGCAACGGCAATGCCAACGACAGCGGCACCAATTCGGCCGCAAATGCGGACAATGCGAAAGCGGGTAACGCCGCGGCGGCAAATAATGCGGCAGGCACATCCGCGAATGAAGCTTCCAAGCTCGAGCCCTATGAAATTACATGGTATTTGCCGCAGAGCGTGTTCCCGGACGCCAAAGAAGTGCAGGACGAGATGAGCAAAATCACGAAAGAAAAAATCAACGCGACGCTGAACATTCAGCTCGTCGACTGGGGCACGTACGATCAGAAAATGCAGGCCATTGCGGCATCCGGCGAGAAGGCCGACCTGATCTTTACCTCTAACTGGACGAACGATTATTTGCAGAACGTGAACAAGGGCGCCTTCCTCGACGTGACCGATTTGCTCCAGCAGCATGGACCGGATATTCTGAAGCAGGTGCCGCCGGCCGCCTGGGACGCGGCGAAGGTGAAGGGCAAGCTGTACGCCATCATAAATACGCAGGTTTTGGCCCGTACGCCGGGCGTTCTGATCAACAAAAGCTTCCTCGACAAGTACGGCTTCAAGGCCGATCAATTCAAGACGCTCCAGGATTTGACGCCGTTCCTGGAAAAGGTGAAGCAGGGAGAGACGGACAAATTCCCATTCAGCTTAAAAGGCGATACCGATGTCATGGGCAACTTCGGGAGCTCGCTCGGCATCGAATATTTTTCGCAGAAAAACCCGGGCGTCGTCCATATCGACGATGACAGCTCCAAGGTCGTCAATCTGTACGAAACGCCGGAATTTACCGGCTTCCTGAAGCTGATGCATGAATGGTACGAGAAGGGCATCATCCGCAAAGACGCTTCGACGCTGAAGGATACGAACTCGGATGAGCTCGCAGGCAAATACGTAACGTCGACGTTTACGGTCATCAATCCGGATACGGCGGCGAATCAGGCGGCCAAATTCGGCGGCGGCGACGCGGCGAACGTAGCGGCGGTCGAATTTTCCAAGCCTTACATGAGCACGGGCTCGATCATCGCGACGATGACGGCGATCTCCCGCACGTCCAAGGATCCGGCCAGAGCGATGATGTTCTACAACCTGCTCTACTCCGATCCGCAGCTGTTCAACCTGATGAGCTTCGGCATCGAGGGCAAGCACTACACGAAGGTCGGGGACGACCTCATTAAGAAAGTCGACAATGCCGGCTACTGGATGGATTCCGGCTGGGAGTACGGCAACATGTTCAACTCCTACCGGACGAGCGAGACGCAGCCGAAATGGTATCCGGCAGGTCCGGACAAGAACGCGGCGGCGATTCCGTCCAAGCTGCTCGGCTTCTCCTTCGATCCGAGCAACGTGAAGAGCGAGCTGGCGCAAACGGCATCCGTGGTCGACGAGTTTTATGCGGGTCTGATCACCGGCATTGCCGATCCGGACGCGACGCTGCCGAAGATGAACGAGAAGCTGAAGAAAGCCGGCCTCGAGAAGATTTTGGCGGAGATGCAGTCTCAGATCGACGCTTGGAAAGCAACTAAATAA
- a CDS encoding cold-shock protein, with translation MHFSKKVVEPIPEEETSVWTCSNDDCSCWMRNDFSFGEFPSCPICHSSMTSGMKYLPVLTNGTKRSFQ, from the coding sequence ATTCATTTCTCAAAGAAAGTCGTAGAACCGATTCCCGAAGAAGAAACGTCTGTTTGGACATGCAGCAACGATGATTGCTCATGCTGGATGAGAAACGACTTCTCGTTCGGCGAGTTTCCGAGCTGTCCGATCTGCCACTCCAGCATGACGAGCGGCATGAAGTATTTGCCCGTGCTCACGAACGGCACTAAGCGCAGCTTTCAGTAA
- a CDS encoding methyl-accepting chemotaxis protein, which produces MVGAIFNPTIKLMNRLNYAQKFIFIGVVLIIPVALLMYFYVSEKKVGIEFGKKELIGNEYASGVQKMLRFALELREQAAVISAGTGDANTEAAFKASQGKLELAMKQQQALEETYGEKLDTSAAWKKLQTDWQQAKSSPLIVGAAGADGDYKALVQDHLNLITLVGENSNLVLDPDLDSYYIMDVSLVQLPLMTDLLSMSAGIAERAAHNGGAMNAAAKRQLDRNLTLMESNLAEMEKNIQTVYAYNPDLKTELNRIAADANDAYGKFIELMNDQFIEAAKVSADVSGVSGTAAETISAAFALLDKSSSVLDELLHKRVDGFAAERLQSLVFITLLLLLALYLAVAFCISTRNSLRQLAEISERVAHGDLTVRSEFTSNDEVGQFSHSFNEMVASLRQVIGQLKHSANSVSSASVEITKSTDEIARGSNEQAISAQSINELMQELSVAIDSVAVSAEGAANLCNDTRQVAEESDRIVRRSIQSMDVLSDKMSTLQQASSKIGEIIEVIDEIAQQTNLLALNAAIEAARAGDNGKGFSVVAEEVRKLAERSSDAAKQITSIIEEMQTFTAESSQAALDSVRFAKQTGDSLVHITRKVGEVAAQVTDIAAASEEQARQTRDVLEAVENIAAVSEEASASSEETARNSLSLSGLSQELSASAEGFTV; this is translated from the coding sequence ATGGTCGGAGCTATCTTTAATCCTACTATTAAACTGATGAACAGATTGAATTACGCGCAAAAATTTATTTTTATTGGCGTTGTTCTCATTATCCCGGTCGCATTGCTGATGTATTTTTATGTTTCGGAGAAGAAAGTCGGCATCGAATTCGGCAAGAAGGAATTGATCGGAAACGAGTATGCCTCGGGCGTGCAAAAGATGCTCCGTTTCGCGCTTGAGCTGCGCGAACAGGCGGCAGTCATCTCGGCGGGCACGGGAGATGCCAATACGGAGGCGGCATTTAAGGCAAGCCAAGGGAAGCTGGAGCTGGCAATGAAGCAGCAGCAAGCGCTTGAAGAGACATACGGGGAAAAGCTAGACACCTCGGCCGCTTGGAAGAAGCTGCAGACGGACTGGCAGCAGGCGAAGAGCTCCCCGCTAATCGTAGGAGCCGCCGGAGCGGATGGCGACTACAAGGCGCTCGTACAGGACCATTTGAACTTGATTACGCTAGTTGGCGAGAACTCGAATTTGGTGCTTGACCCGGATTTGGATTCGTATTACATCATGGACGTCAGCTTGGTGCAGCTTCCCTTAATGACGGATCTGCTTAGCATGTCGGCGGGCATCGCGGAACGTGCGGCTCATAACGGAGGGGCGATGAATGCGGCGGCGAAGCGACAGCTGGACCGCAATCTGACGCTCATGGAAAGCAATTTGGCCGAAATGGAGAAAAACATCCAGACGGTATATGCCTATAATCCCGATTTAAAGACGGAACTTAACCGGATCGCGGCAGACGCGAATGATGCTTACGGCAAATTCATCGAGCTGATGAACGATCAATTCATCGAAGCCGCCAAGGTGTCCGCCGATGTGAGCGGCGTAAGCGGCACGGCTGCGGAAACGATATCCGCGGCTTTCGCGCTGCTCGACAAATCGTCGTCGGTGCTGGACGAGCTGCTGCATAAGCGGGTGGACGGCTTTGCCGCCGAACGGCTGCAAAGTCTCGTTTTCATTACCTTGCTGCTGCTCTTGGCGCTGTATCTTGCCGTTGCGTTCTGTATCTCGACCCGAAACTCGCTGCGGCAATTGGCGGAGATTTCGGAACGAGTGGCGCATGGCGATCTGACCGTGCGGAGCGAGTTTACTTCCAATGACGAGGTTGGGCAGTTTTCGCACTCGTTTAACGAAATGGTCGCGAGCTTGCGGCAGGTCATCGGCCAGCTAAAGCATTCCGCTAATTCCGTTTCGTCGGCATCGGTCGAAATTACGAAAAGCACGGATGAAATCGCCAGAGGCAGCAACGAGCAGGCGATCTCGGCGCAATCGATCAACGAGCTGATGCAGGAGCTGTCCGTCGCGATCGATTCGGTTGCCGTCAGCGCGGAAGGCGCGGCTAACCTGTGCAACGATACGCGGCAGGTCGCGGAAGAAAGCGACCGGATCGTGCGAAGATCGATCCAGAGCATGGACGTGCTGAGCGATAAAATGAGCACGCTGCAGCAGGCTTCCTCGAAGATCGGCGAAATTATCGAAGTGATCGACGAAATTGCGCAGCAGACCAATCTGTTGGCGCTCAATGCCGCCATTGAAGCGGCCCGGGCCGGCGATAACGGGAAGGGCTTCTCGGTCGTCGCCGAGGAGGTGCGCAAGCTGGCGGAGCGCAGCAGCGACGCAGCCAAGCAGATTACGAGCATTATCGAAGAGATGCAAACCTTTACGGCCGAAAGCTCCCAGGCGGCGCTCGATTCCGTCCGATTCGCCAAGCAGACGGGCGATTCGCTTGTACATATTACGCGGAAGGTAGGCGAGGTCGCGGCGCAGGTGACGGATATTGCGGCGGCCAGCGAGGAGCAGGCGCGGCAGACGAGAGACGTGCTGGAGGCGGTCGAGAACATCGCGGCCGTCAGCGAGGAAGCGTCGGCGAGCTCGGAGGAGACGGCGCGCAATTCGCTCAGCCTGTCCGGTCTTTCGCAGGAATTGTCCGCTTCGGCGGAAGGCTTCACGGTTTGA
- a CDS encoding CgeB family protein: MRAKRKMNAKAARKGFAAGYVHGERDGACDFVYRHFQPVAYPKRNVCVLYIPQGFEAIDQGIIEALRLTVREVHVAEAKFMAEQASFIRPDWMLVLNGLHVFPEDHLAQVDAVRAMGIRTAIWFADDPYVTADTVHIAPRYDVVLTHELSTLELYRGLGCPEVIYMPLAVDPNWFKPMKVEAAHRSDICFIGQAFWNRVELFDAIAPYLKGRKVFIAGGLWERLRSYKQLQKFIRMGWLPVDESIRYYNGAKIVINLHRTTEQGKDNKNELNLPGRSINPRTYEIAACGTLQLTDVREDLPLYYVPGVELETFGSPEELVSKLEFYLQHEEQRRMIALRGLRRTLRDHTFVQRLQLVAEALKWM; this comes from the coding sequence GTGCGGGCAAAGCGAAAGATGAATGCCAAAGCGGCAAGAAAAGGGTTCGCGGCAGGGTACGTGCATGGAGAACGGGATGGCGCTTGCGATTTCGTCTACCGGCATTTCCAGCCAGTCGCCTATCCGAAGAGGAACGTCTGCGTGCTGTACATTCCGCAAGGCTTCGAAGCCATTGATCAAGGCATTATCGAAGCGCTGCGCCTAACAGTGCGCGAAGTGCATGTCGCGGAAGCGAAGTTTATGGCCGAGCAAGCCTCGTTTATCCGGCCGGACTGGATGCTGGTGCTTAACGGGCTGCACGTGTTCCCGGAGGATCACCTCGCACAGGTCGATGCGGTACGGGCGATGGGGATCCGCACGGCTATTTGGTTTGCGGACGATCCTTACGTGACGGCGGATACGGTGCATATCGCGCCGCGTTACGACGTCGTCCTCACGCATGAGCTGAGCACGCTGGAGCTGTACCGCGGACTTGGCTGCCCCGAGGTCATCTACATGCCGCTTGCCGTCGATCCGAATTGGTTCAAGCCAATGAAGGTGGAAGCGGCGCATCGCAGCGATATTTGTTTTATCGGGCAAGCCTTCTGGAACCGCGTCGAGCTGTTCGATGCGATCGCGCCTTATTTGAAGGGACGCAAGGTGTTTATCGCGGGCGGATTGTGGGAGCGGCTGCGCAGCTACAAGCAGCTGCAGAAGTTTATCCGGATGGGCTGGCTGCCGGTCGATGAATCGATCCGTTACTACAACGGAGCGAAAATCGTCATCAATTTGCATCGGACAACCGAGCAAGGCAAGGACAACAAGAACGAGCTGAATTTGCCGGGCCGCTCCATCAATCCGCGCACGTATGAAATCGCCGCATGCGGCACGCTGCAGCTGACGGATGTTCGGGAGGATTTGCCGCTGTATTACGTGCCGGGCGTCGAGCTGGAAACGTTCGGCTCGCCCGAAGAGCTGGTTTCCAAGCTGGAATTCTACTTGCAGCACGAGGAGCAGCGCCGGATGATCGCGCTGCGCGGGCTCCGCCGCACCTTGAGGGATCACACCTTCGTTCAGCGGCTGCAGCTCGTGGCAGAGGCATTGAAGTGGATGTAA
- a CDS encoding polysaccharide biosynthesis protein: MFSNQRILVTGGTGSWGYELIRQLLPQQPKQIIVFSRNESSQVAMSRAFEDPRLTFCIGDIRDKEALMRACERVDYVFHLAALKHVPVCEDQPYEALKTNVIGTQNVIEAAIANGVKRVVYISTDKAANPSNFYGMTKAIGEKLIVYANLLNSETTFVCVRGGNVLGTNGSVVHLFMNQIRTKGQVRITDMKMTRFFLTLQDAIKLLFKASEESIGGEIFVMTMPTCRIVDLADVLIEDLGLPATKVETGIRPGEKIHEILLTDHESTTTVVYDEEYLVILPTIDIPGLRQHYSVYPSVDFESYSSSQSLLTKDEIRSMLIRGGFLL; encoded by the coding sequence ATGTTTAGTAATCAGCGCATACTGGTCACCGGGGGAACGGGGTCCTGGGGCTACGAACTAATCCGCCAGCTGCTGCCTCAGCAGCCCAAACAAATTATCGTGTTTTCCCGTAACGAGTCCAGCCAGGTGGCGATGAGCCGGGCGTTCGAGGATCCGCGTCTGACCTTCTGCATCGGCGATATCCGCGATAAAGAAGCGCTGATGCGCGCGTGCGAGCGGGTCGACTACGTCTTCCATCTGGCAGCGCTGAAGCATGTGCCCGTCTGCGAGGATCAGCCTTACGAAGCGCTCAAAACCAACGTCATCGGTACGCAAAACGTCATCGAAGCGGCCATTGCAAACGGAGTGAAACGAGTCGTTTATATTTCTACCGACAAAGCGGCGAATCCGTCCAACTTTTACGGCATGACGAAGGCGATCGGGGAGAAGCTGATCGTGTACGCGAACCTGCTGAATTCCGAAACGACCTTTGTCTGCGTGCGCGGCGGCAACGTGCTTGGCACGAACGGGAGCGTCGTGCACCTGTTCATGAATCAGATCCGGACGAAAGGGCAAGTGCGCATCACCGACATGAAAATGACGCGCTTCTTCCTGACGCTGCAGGACGCCATCAAGCTGCTGTTCAAGGCTTCGGAAGAAAGCATCGGCGGGGAGATCTTCGTCATGACGATGCCGACCTGCCGCATTGTCGACTTGGCGGATGTGCTGATCGAGGATTTAGGCCTGCCTGCCACAAAGGTGGAGACCGGAATTCGGCCGGGCGAGAAAATTCATGAGATTTTGTTGACCGATCACGAGAGCACGACGACGGTGGTGTATGACGAGGAATATTTGGTCATCCTGCCGACGATCGATATCCCGGGGCTGCGCCAGCATTACAGCGTTTATCCAAGCGTTGATTTCGAGAGCTACAGCTCGAGCCAATCGCTGCTGACGAAGGATGAAATCCGGTCGATGCTCATCCGGGGCGGTTTTCTGCTATGA
- a CDS encoding glycosyltransferase family 4 protein, translating into MKQIRPKMLVFSHICSPQYVTGAEKLLLFMVEELLPAYACTLVVPNEGVIAVNARKLGIPVIVHHVPLAVSLYLALPPMNDDIAAAQRDPAWLQTLQLIHHERPNLIIANTCVNPLPAIAGKLLGIPVVWTIMEVLRETAHTAMAASVIEQYSDYIVGISEATLAPLRTPGMIPKSTLIPPSWQPHELAPESWGEHRINRRRQLGIADDQRLVGYISSSIFEEKGLEHFMHMAVNTAAQHPRAMYLIVGNPVDQAYFTRCLNIARELGLMERFRWIRFEEHVETVYSAMDLLVVPSLTVEGFGMTALEGMVFGKPVVVYGSGGLSEIGRATANEAFVAPTGDIAGLTVRVSSLLADESAMQMIGARNAQLAHAVYGIGAYRDRLRSFTDTLPVRGYTPPTVLKGSAPTIYKFEGGMLRPFRSIRSFQRAGYRMGEVREVPDAYIAAWPKGAPIGTANRRRRKRTSGRKGKRRLLGRGGLKRRRPLSGGSRRARGARGAQGARGAKSKKKR; encoded by the coding sequence TTGAAGCAAATCAGACCGAAAATGCTGGTATTCTCGCATATTTGCAGCCCGCAATATGTGACCGGCGCCGAGAAGCTGCTGCTATTCATGGTAGAGGAGCTGCTTCCCGCTTATGCCTGCACGCTTGTCGTTCCGAATGAGGGCGTCATTGCGGTCAATGCCCGCAAGCTGGGCATTCCCGTAATCGTCCATCACGTTCCGCTCGCGGTGTCCTTGTATCTAGCATTGCCGCCGATGAACGACGACATCGCCGCGGCGCAGCGGGATCCGGCCTGGCTGCAGACGCTGCAGCTCATTCATCATGAACGCCCCAACCTCATTATCGCCAACACTTGCGTGAACCCGCTGCCGGCCATTGCCGGGAAGCTGCTTGGCATCCCCGTCGTATGGACGATCATGGAGGTGCTCCGGGAAACGGCGCACACCGCGATGGCGGCATCGGTGATCGAGCAGTATTCCGATTACATTGTCGGCATCTCGGAAGCGACGCTCGCGCCGCTTCGCACGCCGGGCATGATTCCGAAATCGACGCTCATCCCGCCTTCCTGGCAGCCGCACGAGCTGGCGCCGGAGTCGTGGGGCGAGCACCGCATCAACCGGCGCCGGCAATTGGGCATCGCGGACGATCAGCGGCTGGTCGGGTACATCTCCTCTTCGATCTTCGAGGAGAAGGGGCTCGAGCATTTTATGCACATGGCGGTCAACACCGCGGCGCAGCATCCGCGGGCGATGTATCTCATCGTCGGCAATCCGGTGGATCAGGCGTATTTTACGAGATGTCTGAACATCGCAAGAGAGCTCGGCTTGATGGAGCGGTTTCGGTGGATCCGGTTCGAGGAGCATGTCGAGACGGTGTATTCGGCGATGGACCTGCTCGTCGTTCCCAGTTTAACGGTGGAGGGCTTCGGCATGACGGCGCTCGAAGGGATGGTGTTCGGAAAGCCGGTCGTCGTGTACGGCTCCGGCGGACTCTCTGAAATAGGCCGAGCCACCGCAAACGAAGCGTTCGTCGCGCCGACCGGCGACATTGCGGGGCTGACGGTCCGCGTTTCCTCGCTGTTGGCCGACGAAAGCGCGATGCAGATGATCGGCGCCCGCAACGCGCAGCTGGCGCATGCGGTGTACGGGATCGGGGCTTACCGGGACCGGCTCCGCAGCTTCACCGATACGCTGCCGGTTCGCGGCTACACGCCGCCGACGGTGCTGAAAGGAAGCGCGCCGACGATCTACAAGTTCGAAGGCGGCATGCTGCGGCCGTTTCGCTCGATCCGTTCCTTCCAGCGGGCGGGCTACCGCATGGGAGAGGTTCGCGAGGTACCCGATGCTTACATTGCCGCATGGCCGAAAGGCGCGCCGATTGGCACGGCGAACAGACGAAGACGCAAACGGACTTCCGGCCGGAAGGGGAAGCGCCGGCTGCTCGGAAGGGGAGGATTGAAACGGCGCCGGCCGCTGAGCGGCGGCAGCCGGAGGGCTCGGGGAGCTCGGGGAGCTCAGGGAGCTCGAGGAGCGAAGAGCAAGAAGAAGCGCTAG
- a CDS encoding CgeB family protein, which translates to MAIKRRRRSRKRQPVREHRERRGVSRGKTDGYKLGWQHGHWYGQCESVLQHAFAGQVFPVRQAHVLFVATGKGYPYSPLDEAIANALRAQVTQLTITDAQQPVADVARRIRPDIVIVLDGLQFNVGQVDAMRADGIRTAIWFTDDPYYTDITSGIAPHYDVVFTLELLCVDFYRQLGCPNVHYLPLGADPLEFRPRNPLRSQRHDICFIGSAYWKRVEFFNQVTKYLASKDTHISGIWWERLRDFGLMKGKIDLGRWMGPTETANMYNGAKIVINMHRAPDEDTFNNNTTGIGAVSPNPRTFEIAACAALQLTDVRSDLVSFYTPGYDIVTYSSPQEMIEKMEYYLAHEEERKQIAMRGMYRTMREHTYGKRIEALLGILFPG; encoded by the coding sequence ATGGCAATCAAAAGGCGAAGAAGAAGCCGCAAGCGCCAACCGGTCCGCGAGCATCGCGAGCGCCGCGGCGTTTCGCGGGGCAAGACCGACGGCTATAAGCTCGGCTGGCAGCACGGCCATTGGTACGGCCAATGCGAGTCGGTGCTTCAGCATGCGTTCGCAGGGCAGGTTTTCCCGGTTCGGCAGGCGCATGTGCTGTTCGTCGCGACCGGTAAAGGCTATCCGTATTCGCCGCTCGATGAAGCCATCGCCAATGCGCTTCGCGCGCAGGTGACGCAGCTGACGATTACGGATGCGCAGCAGCCGGTCGCGGACGTCGCGCGCCGCATTCGGCCGGATATCGTCATCGTGCTCGACGGTTTGCAGTTTAACGTCGGTCAGGTCGATGCGATGCGGGCGGACGGCATTCGTACGGCAATCTGGTTCACCGACGATCCGTACTACACCGACATCACATCCGGCATCGCGCCGCATTACGACGTCGTGTTCACGCTGGAGCTGCTTTGCGTCGACTTTTACCGTCAGCTCGGCTGCCCGAACGTGCATTATTTGCCGCTTGGGGCGGACCCGCTGGAGTTCCGGCCGCGCAATCCGCTGCGGTCGCAGCGCCACGACATTTGCTTCATCGGCTCGGCGTATTGGAAGCGCGTGGAGTTTTTCAATCAAGTGACGAAGTATTTGGCATCAAAGGATACGCACATCTCCGGCATTTGGTGGGAAAGGCTGAGAGATTTCGGATTGATGAAGGGCAAGATCGATCTCGGACGATGGATGGGACCGACGGAGACGGCCAACATGTACAACGGCGCCAAAATCGTCATCAACATGCACCGCGCCCCCGACGAGGATACCTTCAATAACAATACGACCGGCATCGGCGCCGTATCGCCGAACCCGCGGACCTTCGAAATCGCCGCCTGCGCCGCGCTTCAGCTGACCGACGTGCGCAGCGACCTCGTCTCGTTTTACACGCCCGGTTACGACATCGTAACCTACTCTTCGCCGCAAGAGATGATAGAGAAGATGGAGTACTATCTGGCTCATGAGGAAGAGCGGAAACAGATCGCCATGCGCGGCATGTACCGGACGATGCGCGAGCATACGTATGGCAAGCGGATCGAGGCGCTGCTCGGCATTTTGTTTCCGGGTTAG